The genomic segment GGCCGCGACGGCCACGGTGGGGAACAGCCTGTTCGCCCTCACCGTCACGACCTCGGACGTCGTGAACCGCCAGATCGACGGCACCGCCACGCTCGCGGCGTCCGGCCCGAACCTGTCGACGTTCGCCGTGGTCAACACGAGCGGCACCACGACCGGCCCGGCGTTCACCGTCAACACGAACCCGCAACTCGGTCCGATCCAGGACAACGGCGGGATGACGCCGACCGTCGCGCTCCTGGCCGGCAGCCCGGCCATCGACGCCGGGTCGACCGCCCTGCTGACGTCCGCGAACCTAGGGACCAGCCCGCCGTTCTTCGACCAGCGCGGCCCCGGCTACCTCCGCGTCTCGAACAGCGCCGTCGACCTGGGCGCGTACGAGTACCAACTGCCGGTGGGGATCGCCCCGGTCTCGTTACCGGGCGGCACCGCCGGCACCGCCTACGCGCAAACCATCTCGGCTTACGGGCCGGTCGGGACGTACACGTTCGCCGTCACCTCCGGGGCGCTCCCGACGGGCCTGTCGTTGACGACCAAGGGGGCACTGAGCGGCACGCCGACGACGACCGGAACGTACGCGTTCACGATCACGGCGACGGACTCCACGGGCGAGGTCGGCAGCCGGCCGTACTCGGTCGCGATCGGCGCGGCGGGGGCGGCGGTGCCGCCGACGGTGACCGTGCCGCTCCCCCCGCCCCCGCCGGGCGTCCCGCCGACGCCCGCCCCGCCGCCGACCGCGGGTGCGCCGTCCCCGGTTCTGGTCGGGTCGACCCAGTTCGCGGTCGGGGCCGACGCGGGCGGGGCCCCGCTCGTCGAGTCGTTCAACGCCAACCAGACCCCGGTCCTCGGGGCGACGTCCGCGTTCGCGTCGTCGTTCACCGGCGGGGCCCGGGTGGTGGCCGCCGACTTCAGCAACGACGGGGTCGACGATATCGCCGTCGGGACCGGACCGGGGGTCGCCAACGAGGTGACCATCCTGGACGGCAAGACGGGGGCCGTGATCACCACCTTCCAGCCGTTCGAGGCGACCTTCACCGGCGGCCTCTTCGTGGCCGCCGGGGACATCACCGGGGACGGCATCCCGGATCTCATCGTGACCCCCGACCAGACCGGCGGGCCGGTCGTCGCCGTGTACGACGGGTCCAAGCTCATCCAGGGCCTGGCGTCCGGTCAGCCCAACGGCCAGCCGGCCCAGATCAACCGCTTTTTCGGCATCCAGGACCCGAACTTCCGGGGCGGGGCCCGGGCCGCGGCCGGGGACATCAACGGGGACGGGGTGGCCGACATCGTGGTCTCGGCCGGGTTCGGCGGCGGTCCCCGGATCGCTGGGTTCGACGGCGTCTCGGTCGCGTCGGGTGCGGCCGACCCGACCAAGCTGTTCGCCGACTTCTTCGCGTTCGAGCCGTCGCTGACGAACGGGGCGTACGTGGCCGTCGGGGACATCAACGGGGACGGGCACGCGGACGTAATCGCCGGCGGCGGTCCGGGCGGCGGCCCCCGCGTCACGATCTTTGACGGGGCCGACCTGCTGGCGAACACCCAGACGCCGATCGCCGACTTCTTCGCCGGGGACACCAGCAACCGGGGCGGGGTGCGGGTGGCCGTCAAGAATCTGGACGGGAGCGCGAACGCGAGTCTGATCGTCGGGTCCGGGGCCGGAGCCGGGGCGACGGTCACGGCGTACACCGGGAAGGCGATCCTGGCCAACCCGGCGTCGCCGACCGCGGACTTCTCGCTCGACGCCTTCCCCGGGTTCACCGGCGGCGTCTTCGTCGGGTAACGAAATGGATCACGCCGCAGCCGGTTTTGAACAGTTTCTCAACACCGGCACGCGGCCGGGAGGCCGCCCAGACCAACGGCGTGACGGCCCCCCGAGTTTTCTTTGGTAGAGCGGCAGTAGATCTAAAACGGTGGCCGGAGGGTCCATCCTCCGCTCACCGCGACTCATTTTCAGAAAGAATCAGTTCGCGACGTGTCGGTCAATCCGTATCGGTCCACGCGAATCCTTTCCCCCTCCCGCGGCGAATCCATCGGGTGAGTAGCTCCGCCCGCCACTTACCCCGAAAGGGTGAAAAATCCACTTGGCGTGTTCGTTGACGGTCCACTTCAATTTTTGAAAAAGTTGCGAGAAGCGGCGAGCGTACTGCCTGACCGCTTTTTTTTTCGAGACATGTCGGCCGTTGTTTCTGCCTATTGCTACATGGGAGATGCGCAGAAGCTCAC from the Fimbriiglobus ruber genome contains:
- a CDS encoding choice-of-anchor Q domain-containing protein; its protein translation is MSRSRSGASRSSLGSRLRFERLEDRTTPTSFTVSNTNATGAGSLQDAIAQADASPGSPNVITFAPSLAAQTITLTTIGDTTAGPAAFVITSTITIEGSGQILTRDTSSTASAFRLFTVTGSGNLTLENLSLENGLAQGGTGGAGGGGAAGLGGAIFNQGTLSLFNDTIVGNQAIGGANTGGSSVGAGGGLAGPGDALGNGGQPMGGSGPGGFGGGGGSSAAGAGSAGGFGGGGGFGGTLGGAGGFGGGAAGSAGTAGAAGFGGGAAAGLVGGAGGGLGGGIFNAGGTIIAGNTTLFKNTATGGNGTGAGGGSAYGGGIFNLDGQVTLTNVSLVGNVVIAGAGNTGGQIGGGELYNLSENVGTATAGQAATATVGNSLFALTVTTSDVVNRQIDGTATLAASGPNLSTFAVVNTSGTTTGPAFTVNTNPQLGPIQDNGGMTPTVALLAGSPAIDAGSTALLTSANLGTSPPFFDQRGPGYLRVSNSAVDLGAYEYQLPVGIAPVSLPGGTAGTAYAQTISAYGPVGTYTFAVTSGALPTGLSLTTKGALSGTPTTTGTYAFTITATDSTGEVGSRPYSVAIGAAGAAVPPTVTVPLPPPPPGVPPTPAPPPTAGAPSPVLVGSTQFAVGADAGGAPLVESFNANQTPVLGATSAFASSFTGGARVVAADFSNDGVDDIAVGTGPGVANEVTILDGKTGAVITTFQPFEATFTGGLFVAAGDITGDGIPDLIVTPDQTGGPVVAVYDGSKLIQGLASGQPNGQPAQINRFFGIQDPNFRGGARAAAGDINGDGVADIVVSAGFGGGPRIAGFDGVSVASGAADPTKLFADFFAFEPSLTNGAYVAVGDINGDGHADVIAGGGPGGGPRVTIFDGADLLANTQTPIADFFAGDTSNRGGVRVAVKNLDGSANASLIVGSGAGAGATVTAYTGKAILANPASPTADFSLDAFPGFTGGVFVG